The following are encoded in a window of uncultured Sphaerochaeta sp. genomic DNA:
- a CDS encoding MurR/RpiR family transcriptional regulator: protein MQEVSAIYTIRSKYHTLSAKEKKIADFILEHPKESVNPSIEKLAERIGISESTMVRFARKLGYSGYQRFRIALARETIPKNEQVFETELLEGEEVVDMVFKNAQHTLSETLGAVDRKAIKESAALIAKARSVFLMGLGGSNTLAQDAYHKFIRTGINCQYAADFHMQLMLASQATKDDVALIVSHTGEGYDTLALAEELRNNGAKLLILTSNARSPLAKLGDHVLSVSPCCSKIVAESFSARITSLVLIDVLYVEILELMENTGVENLNKMRDVIAKRRI from the coding sequence ATGCAAGAAGTAAGTGCCATCTATACGATTCGGAGCAAGTACCACACCCTCAGTGCAAAAGAGAAAAAGATTGCTGACTTCATCCTCGAGCATCCCAAGGAATCGGTAAACCCGAGTATTGAGAAACTGGCAGAGAGAATTGGGATCAGTGAATCAACCATGGTGCGCTTTGCCCGCAAACTTGGGTACTCAGGATATCAGCGCTTTCGTATCGCCCTAGCAAGGGAGACCATTCCCAAAAATGAACAAGTCTTTGAAACTGAGCTCCTTGAGGGTGAAGAGGTAGTGGATATGGTCTTCAAGAATGCACAACACACCCTCTCTGAAACACTGGGGGCCGTTGACCGTAAGGCAATCAAGGAAAGTGCAGCGTTGATTGCCAAGGCTCGCTCGGTATTCCTCATGGGCCTCGGAGGTTCCAATACCCTTGCCCAGGATGCATATCATAAATTTATCAGAACAGGTATCAACTGCCAGTATGCTGCTGACTTCCATATGCAGCTGATGCTAGCCAGCCAAGCAACAAAAGATGATGTAGCCCTGATCGTAAGCCACACCGGTGAAGGATATGACACCCTTGCCCTGGCAGAAGAGCTCAGAAACAATGGAGCCAAGTTACTTATTTTAACCAGCAATGCAAGATCCCCTTTGGCCAAACTGGGGGACCATGTCTTGTCAGTAAGCCCTTGTTGTTCGAAAATAGTTGCAGAATCCTTTTCCGCCAGGATCACCTCCTTGGTCCTCATCGATGTCCTGTACGTGGAAATCCTTGAGCTCATGGAGAATACCGGGGTGGAGAATTTGAATAAGATGAGAGATGTTATCGCAAAACGAAGAATCTAA